The window GACGGGCCCGAAATTCATGTCGGCTCCGAGTGTCCGTGCTTCTTCATCCAGCCATCGGGCGAGACGCATGGCCCAGCGTTCGATAACCCGTCGTGCGAGGCCCCCGGCGAGGTTCGGGTGGTGCGCCGCGTGGCAGCCGTCGCAGAGGGTGACAAGATTCGAGAGCTCGTCGGAGCCTCCCATCGATCTCGGAAGAAGATGATGGACGTCGGCGTCGCGCGAACTCAGCTTCGTTGAACACGAGACGCACCGGTGACCGTCTCGCTCAAGAACCAAGCGGCGGGTCTCTTCCCACTTGCTCACGAAGCCGTACTCGTCATGCCGTTACCTTTGCTGCCGCGAAGATAGCTGAAACTCGCTGACAAAAGGTGACCGCGGTCGGGATTGGGGACGAGAGGAAATGGTGCCTGTCGAAGCGAGTAAATATCAGGATGTCCACCGCCAACCCTCTCTGGAACGTCCATGCCTCACTCACAGCACACCTTCCGAACGTAAGTGTTGCCGTAGGTGACGAACGCGTCATCAGGGACGGCGCCACGTGCCTTCAGCATCTTCATGATGTCGACGGCAGTCTCGACGCCATAGGTGTCTTTCAGCGTGATGGCGAACCAACCGCTCGAAACCAGGTAGGCCGCAAGGGGTAGCGACGATGCGCGAACAAAAGCCTCGGCGTCCAGGTAGTTATCGAAGCTTGGAACTTGGACGTGCCTGTCTTCGAAAGCACCTCCGTCGTACTCCCGAACCGAAACCTGGGTTTCATGCAAGAAGCCATTGGTTCCTGCCTGTCGGACTTCAAACCACCTGTCTACACTGGCCAGAATATCAACGGGCGCTCCATTCTTCAGCGTGGCCACGGTACTCGACTTGTTGTCTGGCCTTGACTTCAGGGCAGCTCGGCCCTTCGGGTGTCGTACCGCGCCCGAGCGAGCTTCCGGAACCACGAAACGCCCGCTCGCCTGCATAGGGGGGCTGGACAATGGGAGTGTCGAAGGCTGTCGCTCGGGGACAATGGGCTTTTCCTCCAGACTTGCGGATGAGGAGCTGTCGGTCGTCACCCGGAATTGCGCCATTTCGCTCAGAGACAGGTACCGCATGTCGCCACTGTCATACTGAAGCGCCAACTGCACCAAGGCGGGATCAGCCCCCATCTCGGAGATGTAGGCCTGTGACAACGTCACCCTTGAGCGCTATCCGGGTCATGTCGAAACTGTTGCGGGGCAATCCCGAAGCACGGCTGCGAAGCTCGTCACATCTCCGGATTCTTCTTGTTGAATGTTCCCTGGCAGGCAGGATCGACGCTGCCAGGAGGGCAATCATTTCCGGTACCAGCCTTCGCCTTCGGAACGACCGGCGTCGACCAAACCGAGCTGTTGCCGACGTCCACCTTTCCGCGACCGCCGTGTCGGCGAACATTAGCCACCTCCGCCTGCGTGAACTCGTGGGGTTCGAAGGTAACGGTCAGCGTGTTGCCAGTCGTGCTCTTGGTTTCGCCGGAGACATCGAAGGCGAGGGGCGCAAGGCCCAGCGCGATATTGCCGCCGCCGTGGTCTTCTATATTCAGGGCGATCTTGTAAGTGTTCCCGTCATCGGCGTCCTTGGTCGTCTTGAAACATACGCGGTTCTGTACTTCTCCGGCCTTGATCAGAGCGTCTCGAAGATTGATGAGCGTGCCAGCGATTGGGGCCGACTCGACGCTCTCCCTTCCTGCGTACACGAAGGAGCGGTTCGGAAGCATCTCCGCGGCAAGGACGAGTTCCTGGGTGTTTGAGACGGACCGGCCCGCACCGAGCCCCCCTGACAGCGTTGCAGAACCAGTCACGACGGGGCCGAAGCCCACCCCTCCTTCGACACTGCTTTCGTGGGTCGTCAAGACTTCCAGCTTGACGGACTTGACGTCAAAATCGATGAGCCCATTTCCGCAAGTCTTGGTGGCCGAGGCGTTTATCACGCTTCGCGTTCCTTGTGGGGAGTTCTGATAGGCGACGTAGACGCTCACCTGGCGCTTCATGTCGTCTACGACACTTTGAATGGCGGAGCTTCTTATTGCCTGGACGCGAGCTGGCTGGGTCGTGGCGCAGCCGACCAGCAGGACTGTAGCCGCGAGACCCGCGAGCATAAAAACGGACTTCATAGTTCCCCCCGGTGGCGGCAGTCGGACATCGACCCTCTCTCTCATGCCGTCACATCGAATGCTCCCATAGGTTGCGCAGAAAAGCGAGTCCATTTTTGCAGCATGAGGGCGCTGCAAACATTGCGCCATCAAGACGGATGGATTGCCACACCATCCGCGAAACATGCGGTGGAATGATTGGCAGGTTCAGGCTTCTTCGCTAGGTTGCATATAAATCTAGGTGTCTTCACGACGATTTAGGCTCGAGGTGCGTGTTGCACAGGCTAATGGGGAGGGGAGCTTGAGATACCTATTGACCCGAGTGACGGCGGCTTTGCTGTTGTTTCTGAGTCCCGCGGACGCCTCCGCATCGCGCAATGGAATTGTTCACGCGCCACCGGTCGCGCGCCCGCTGCCGGAAGGCCGGGAAATCGGTGACGTCGAGTTCGAGTGCAAGGAAGGGGCCTCGTCTCGTTGCCGAATTTCAGACTTTATGCGGTACGCCAGGATCTGCGCGTTACTCGTTGTTAGAAGCGGGAAAATCAGATTCGAGAAATACAACTATGACCCGGAAATCTGTGAGGACGACAAAGGCGAACCGAATGGGCCGGACAGACGCTACGGCATCGCATCGGTGACCAAGTCGATCACGTCCACTCTGCTGGGACACGCCATCGCAACGAGGTACGGGGCCCGGACACGGGAGCAGTTCGAACGTGTACTTGATCGCCCCATCGGGGACTACGTCGGCGAGCTTAGAAGAGGCATACCGAGCGCCTATGCGAACGTTCCGCTCGACAACGTGCTGCGAATGCGTTCCGGGGTGTGGTGGACCGAATACGGGTGGCACGGCTTCTTTTCCGGAGCGGAGCTGTTTCGCTCCAAAGTTCGAGAAGGCTTGATGGAAAGCATCCCGACATTCGCCCATCGTTTTGTGTTCCCAAGCACGGCAGGTCAGCACTTCAACTACTCGGCACTCGACGCAGCGGTCGCATCAGTTACGGCGGAGAACATTCTTGACGATAGGTCTTTGCTCCAGTTCATGGAGAAGGGCCTTTGGGCATCGATCGGAGCGGAAGCCGACGCGAGCTGGGGCGTCGACAAGGCGGGAACGGCAATCGGACCATGCTGCCTGCGCGCGACCGTCCGCGATCTCGCGCGGTTTGGATTGCTGGTTCTGGGAGAGGGTCGAAACGGGCAGGGAAAGCAAGTCATTCCGAGCGCCTGGTTCGAGATCGCCACAAAACGGTTGGGCGAAGAGGACGCAATCCCGGACGGGAATCAATCCCAAAATGCTGGCTGCCCGCTCGACTACCGCTACTATTGGTGGCTTAGACAAAACAGGACTGATTTCACGGCAGTCGGCCGAGACGGACAGTTCGTCCATTTGTATCCGGAGAGCGACACGGTCATCGTCCAGATCAGCGATTGGAAAGCGTGGACCAACGGCGACGCACTCGAATGCGAGACCTTCAGAGCTCATGATGCGCTTGAGGCGGCCGCGCAGTGACAGCTTCCTAAAAGTGCGCCACCGCTCAAGATCTAAGCGCGAATAGGCCGATTGAGCGACCCTTCCTGTCGGTCGGAACGTCACGCGCGATGGCGCAACTTCGCGCGCGTCAAAGCACTTCAGGACTGCTACCATTGTTCAGATCTGATCGTCGGTGCGTTTTTGCGGCGCTCGGCTTCCTGAAGGATACTTGAGGGACTGTACCCGATTACCTCTATCGGACTGCGAATCGTACATCGCGTCAAAGTCCCATTATTTCAACGAAGCCCGAAGAGATACCCGATCACTATACCGCGCCGGCCCCACGCGTCGGCCAGATGCCCGCGGAGCTTCAGACGCCCAGTGGGGCTCCACGGCCCTCGACATTTAGCCTCTACTGATGCAAGCTAAGATTGTTTTTAGGGCGACGGATTGTAGGGGCATAAGATGAATGCAGCAGAAGGGCCGACGGTAGACATAGGTTCATACTTTGCCGGTGCGGCGAACCTACTGAAATTCGGTCCACTCGGCCTGGCCGGCTTGATGTTGGTACTTGTCATTATTGCGCTTGCGATCCGCGAAATGAGCGCCGGTCGGGAGCGCTTACTCACACGATTTATGTATGTAGGGGCGTTCTGTTTTGTCGTCGCCGCCGGCCTCAGCGCTTTGACATCTAACAGCGTCCACATGGTACACTTTCGCGTCGAACCCCTTAGCCAGGGGGCGGTAGCTACACTCCCACCACCCCAGATAACCATCAATAGCGATACACTGGCACCACCTTTAAAATACGCAGTGAAGTCAGAAATCACCGCCATCATAGATGTCAGTGATGCTATCGAATCAGTAAAGGGCATCCGGCGGCAAATCAGTGAACAAAACGGTCGAATAAAGCAGATAGATTTGCGGATGGAAGACGCTCTGTCACAGCTAGATATAGCGTTGACCAACTTTAGTGAATCAAGTGACCTTGCTTTGGGTAACAACTGTAGTGGAGATGCCCATGGGATACCCAGTCAGAAGGCGCCAGAAATAGCTCGACTAAATGCCGTTGTGGCTTCCAAGCTGGGAGCCGTGCAAACAAATCTATCGGCCGTGCGCGATAAACTAATTCCGACCGAGGTCAACCCATAACCATCGGCAGACTTTAGATGGGAAACGACGATGTCTGCGCCACTTCGTCCAAAACAGGTTTCTCTTATACCTGACTCTTGAGACGTTACACTACTGCGAAGGAGTGTTGGGTCTTACCCCCCGACTGTGTATTGCTAAGCCTCTCGCACTCTGGGAGATCCGTCCTCCAATTTGGCGCTCTGCCCGTTTTCCTGAGCACCCTCCCCGTGCAGGCGTGCATGCGGATGCGCTCGCCATTGATCTCCATGGTATCGCCGTCGAGCACGATCCAGATGCGACGAAGAAGGCGCGGGGCGCTTGCCGCTGATCGCGCACCAGCGGGCCGTCGCTCAAACGCGAGGAAAGACAAGCCTGCGCGGAGATCGCTTTTAGAGGACATACTTCGCCGTGCAAGCTCCGATAGATCTCGCCCTAAAAAGGTAGGCCCAGCCGCCTACTAATGTCGCGAGCGAGCCGGGCATCGTCAATTTGATTGGGGAAGGCGTCGGATTCGCAGCCGCCATGCAGGGTCGAACGCTAGACTGTCTCAAGGTTATCAGTAGCATCACAGCGGTTTACTCTATTGGGGTCACCTGCTGATGCCGGATCGATACGATTTCGCCAACCTGTCACCGGTCGAGTTCGAAGGTCTCTGCGTCGACCTGGTGGCTGCGGAAACGGGCCTCAGGTTCGAAAGATTTTCCGAAGGTGCCGATGGTGGTGTGGATGGCCGCCATGGCCAGGCGAATGGCGACATCATCCTTCAAGCGAAACACTACAAGAACAGCACATGGTCGGATCTTCAGAAGGCGGTCAAGGCCGAGAAGAAGAACCTCGTAAAGCTGAAGCCGTCGGAGTACTACCTTCTTACCTCCCAGCCCCTCACGTCAGCCCGAAAAAAAACGCTCGTTTCGCTGCTCGATCACCCCTCGGTGGATGCATCGAACATCTGGGGCCGTGCGGAGCTGAACGCATATCTGGCTAAGCACTCTGCGGTCGAAAGGCAGAACATCAAGCTTTGGTTGTCCAGCGCCGCGGTGCTCGACAGGCTGCTCAAGAACGACATCGCAGTTTTTACCGAGGCAACTTACGACGAGATCGAGCGAATTCTAAAGGTCTTCGTCGTCAATCCCAGTCTCAAGAAATCAGCGGAAATCCTCAAGGCAACTCACTGCCTGATCGTTTCCGGGCCACCAGGTGTCGGCAAGACGACCCTGGCCCAGGTTCTCGCCGCCGAATACAGCGATGAGGGTTGGGAACTGGTTTCGATCACCTCGATCGAAGACGGCTTCCGCGCATTCCAACGCGACAATCGGCAAGTCTTCGTCTTCGATGATTTCCTCGGTAAAATCAGGCTCGATCCCGCGTCTTTGGCGCGAGACGACGGCAGGATCGTGCGCTTCATGTCCATGATGCACAAGGACAAGGGAAAACGGTTCATCCTGACGACGCGCTCCTACATCCTGCAGGCGGCGCGGGCGCTGTCCGAGGCGCTCGACGACACGAAAGTCGAGGTGTCTGAAATGGTGCTTAACCTCGCGACCTATACCAGGGAGCTGAAGGCGCGTATCCTCTACAATCATCTCTATCATTCGGAGATCGACCAGGATTCGATTCAGGCCCTCCTGGCAGGCGACACGGTCCGTCAGATTGTGGACCATCGTAACTACATGCCGCGCATCATCCAGTGGATGACCGACGAGATCAGGCAGCGCGACGTACCTCCGTCTGAATATCCGAAAGTCTTTCTGCAGACCCTCGCAAACCCGGACAAGATCTGGGACAAGGCCTTCAGGCAGCACATCAGTCCCAACGCCCAAATCCTCCTCTACTGCATGTACTTCGCCGAGCAGGAGCGCTTCTCCGAGCCTGGCGTAAGGCTGGAAACACTCCAGGTGTTTTTTGAACGTGCGATCGTGGGGTTCGGCGCAATCACGAAGGCGGAGCTGCGTGCGACGATGTTTGAAGACACGCTTCGCGAGGTGAAATCGTCTTTCGTCGTGATTGATGGAGGCCGGGTCAACTTCATCAATCCCTCCGTACAGGACTACCTGTCGCGCGAGACTCGAGACGCAACGGTTCTCTCGACGCTTGCCCGCTGCGTGCCATCCGTTGCCTGCGCTATCTCGCTATGGGGGAAAATGGACACACGAGCTTCCGGCAAAATGCGAGCGCAGGTGGCGGACGCATTGCTGATTTCCTTTATCGGTGGTCACGTCGAAGGAAAGCTCCCCCTGCACGAGCTCGCCGATCTGGTTGGTGATCTCGTTCTGGCAACGGGCGACACCGGCTACTGCGAGTTACTCCGGAGACCGGGCATCAAAAGGCTTTTTTGGACAGATGAAGGAAACCTTCCCGCTCTGATCGACGCACTTGAGGATACATATAGCAAATTCCCGTACGCGCGAGCCTACGCCAGATACCTTCGCCTCGAAATCTTCAGATACCTATCGGCCGATCGGGAGTATGTGATGGAGCTCGAGGATCTCGCCGCACTCGCGTCCAATCTAGGTTCCGCCAAATTAGAAATGTCGGAACGTTTTTATAGCAATTTCGATGAGGCGGCCGAGGAGGCGGTGGATGCGCTCGATATGAACAGGATCGGCGGCAACGAAGATCCGGAGCAGGTGATCGGTGAATGGTTAGAGTACATCGAGAAAATAGAAGGTCTGACATCGACGACGGCATTCTACTGGAAGAAGAGGGAGTTCGAGGAACGGATTGCGGCGATCCAGCAGATTGAAGAATACAGGCAGCAGCGTGAGGAGATCCGAAATCCGGCGCCGCGCTCGCAGTCCCCCAGCGAACTACGTCCGGCCTCAGGCGGATCGTTTTCCAACGCGGACCTTCTGTCGATGTTCTCGTCGCTGAAGAAGTCCAACTAGCCGACTGTATGATGATAGCTCTCGGAAGAAATGTTTCCCAGGACCGGTGGATTGCCCGGATCATCAGGTTTGATATCTATTCCGGATGAAATATCTCGACCCGCAGCAGATTATCGAGTGGAAGGAGCGCCACGGGAAGCCGCGGCGGGCATCGGATCTTGTTTCCCAGATCGCCGAGCTGGCAAAGACCTGGGAGGCAAGGCCTCTAGGCGAGACCTTCATCGGCGACCACGTGGTGGTTAGGCTGGCCACAATCCTTGAAGTGTTCGTGCGATCCATGGTCGGGCAGATGGTCGACTCCAGCGAGGAGGTTTTCGCTGAGAGGGCGAGGCTCCTGGTGAAGGATTTCAAACTCGACTTCATCTTTGCGGACAGCGTCGAAAAGCAGAAATTCAGTCCTGGCGACATCGTTGCGCACGCGATCAGCTTGAGCAGTGTCGACGCCATCATGAAGGTTCTGATGACCTTGCTTCCAGACGCGAAGGAGGAGCTTCGGACCTCTCATCGGCGCTGGACGGAGGATCAGGATGGCTTCCCCTTAGAGCCGATTATCAAAGACGTCGATACGACTATGCGGCTGTTGAGCGGGATCTTCACCTCCCGGCACATTCTGGTACACGAACTCTCAGGTCAGCGCCCTTACAAGGACGAGGACGTCGCCGGCTTCTGCGGTGCGGCCGCTGAGTTCATCGAGGCTTGTGACTGGATCACGGTCAAGCATATCGAGGGCACGCTTCCATTCACGCAGATGCAGATGACCATTGATGCCGTCCAAAATCTCCAAGCTGCCGAGGAGGAGGTCGCTCACCTAGTGGCAACTATCCGGGAAATTCCGGGCATCAACCTTCGATTGCTGGAAGAGAGCCAGGCTGCGTGGGAGGAATTCTCGAAGCGCGATGCGTTGTTCTTTGCGTCATTTGCCGAGGGCGGAACGCTTCATCCCATGCTGATGGCGGAATGGCGTCAGGCGCTTGCCGAAGAGCGTGCCGAAAGTCTTCAAGAATTCATCGAAAGTCGTGAGGGCCACTGACGCGGGAGCGTATCCAGGTTTCTTGGTGGGGATTCCGGCCCCACTCGTCGCTTCTCGATAGAGATGGAGCCAGCTTGGGGCCTCTGGCCCGAGCACCGCAGGATGATGCTTCAGAGGAACGCTTGGCTTCGGCGTCGGCAACCATTTCCGCGCAGACCTCATCGGGATGCGTTTCCTCCAGACGAGCGTGTTGGGCGCCCCGTCCCGGGCGGACGTGACGTGCCGATCGCGTGCATTCTGCACAGGTCCACGAGGGGGCGATACTGCATGACGGAAAATGAAGAACGACTTGGCCTAGGCGGCTCTGACCTCCTCAAGAAGATCCGGATGCTTGTCCAATATCCGCCTCCAGGCCCTTGAGAAGGAGAGGGCTCCCGGCAGCTCGCGGTGGAACCCGTCTTCCGATCATCCGGCTCTGCTCGCGAATGCGGATCGCCGCATCAAGGAAAGCGTTCGGGACACCAGGCGCACACGATCGAAGGATCGAAGCGCCTGTACTGCTCCGAGGATTTCGGGCCGCCTCCCGGGCCGCCGCAAGCAGGGCGGTCGAAGCGTCGGCGGATTCGTCGGTCAGGCGATTGAGGATCGATCCACGTCTCCAGAGAGATTGTGAATCCGATAGGGCTCCGATCCTCACGTGTCGTTCCCGATCAGCCCAGGAGAGGTTTCGCGCATGACCTGTCGCCTGCGCGCGATCGGACATCAGGGGCCATGTCGGCTCCGGATCGCTTTCCACCTTGAGGTTCAGGCACAGAACGGTCTCCGATCCGCTGCCCGGCTCATCCTCGACTTTGCGCGCCGCTTCATCGAAACTTCGCAGGTACATGCCGTAGACGTCGATCGACTTGAGTTCGTGCCCCAAGCTGAAGAGGATGATCGTGATGCTGATGGCGTTTCGATATCCAGCTTATGGAGATCCGCATCGGTGAACTGCACCGTCCATGGCGCCCCGAGACACAGGTCGATCGCATCCAGGATCGTGGATTTGCCGCTGTCACCTGATCAGGCAATTCAATCCGAGTGTGGGATACCACACCAAGTGCTTGATGCTGCGGAAGTTCTCAATCTCGATCATCCGGATAGTAGCCATGGGCCCGCCTGAAGAATCACTGATTTGGGAAGGTAGTAGTCCACGGCCCAACGGCGGCGGCAAGAAAGCTTCGACCGAGTTGTTCGACAGGCCAGAGAGCGGGGTGTATCGGAGGGAGCCGTACTCGTTTCATGTCATGCGTAGACCAAATGGTGGACGCCTCGACCTGCCCTGACGGACCTGTGTGCAGCGACGATAGCAACCCCGTCTCGTATGCCCGATATCTACTGCGATCCGCGTGATCCCGAGTTCGATGTCGATGATCGTGGACGGTGTGATCAGGACTTCGTCGAAATACGCACTATGGATTCTCACTCAAGAACCGCTTGAAGACGCGGCCGAGGAGGCTTCGGGGTGAAGGGTTGGAAACCTTTTCATCGCTTCGATCACAGGTCCGTCCAGCATTTCCGTTGCGAACGCAGCGTGATCCTCCGGGCCGGACTCGACAAGAAACTGGAGTGCGATCATGGACCGGTGAACAAGCGGCAGGGATCCGCGCCTGCATGCTTCCTCGAGCCAGGCGGACGCGTTCCGCCCTTCTCTTCTCAGGTAGCGGAACATCGCATAGGTGACTGCCTCGACTATCCCGGCCTGATGGCAGACGATTGAACCCGCACCCGGCACGTCGTGGCTCAGGACCGAATTGAACTGCATTTCGGGGCCGGGCTGCCGCAGGACTATGTCGGCGGATCCAACTTCGAGCAGAATAATCGGATCGATCCTCTCCACCTCGCCGTCAATGTCTAATCCCGAAGGAATGCTCGCCAGGTGCGACAGGATCAGCCAGCTATGGAAGTTCGAGTAGGTCGTGTCCAGGTCCTCGCCGTCCTCCCTGGCGATGAGGGTCTCGCGACCGCCCGCCCTCGCGACAATTGATCCGTCTTCTCGGACATCCAGGTCGACACGGCCAGTCTCCTCCGAAAACATAGCAAGCTTCGCTCCGGGACTGAGGCTGTCGCGGGCGGGACGGTCCTCCAGCAGTGCGACGACAAGTTCCCACGGCAGCCCCAAATCGTCCCGCATGGCTGCGTCGAACACTGCCTGCGCGCAGATCACGTCTCCCATCGGGATGTTGCTTGCCGCGCCCGCGAGCCATTCC is drawn from Sinorhizobium sojae CCBAU 05684 and contains these coding sequences:
- a CDS encoding SH3 domain-containing protein: MTLSQAYISEMGADPALVQLALQYDSGDMRYLSLSEMAQFRVTTDSSSSASLEEKPIVPERQPSTLPLSSPPMQASGRFVVPEARSGAVRHPKGRAALKSRPDNKSSTVATLKNGAPVDILASVDRWFEVRQAGTNGFLHETQVSVREYDGGAFEDRHVQVPSFDNYLDAEAFVRASSLPLAAYLVSSGWFAITLKDTYGVETAVDIMKMLKARGAVPDDAFVTYGNTYVRKVCCE
- a CDS encoding serine hydrolase domain-containing protein, which translates into the protein MTAALLLFLSPADASASRNGIVHAPPVARPLPEGREIGDVEFECKEGASSRCRISDFMRYARICALLVVRSGKIRFEKYNYDPEICEDDKGEPNGPDRRYGIASVTKSITSTLLGHAIATRYGARTREQFERVLDRPIGDYVGELRRGIPSAYANVPLDNVLRMRSGVWWTEYGWHGFFSGAELFRSKVREGLMESIPTFAHRFVFPSTAGQHFNYSALDAAVASVTAENILDDRSLLQFMEKGLWASIGAEADASWGVDKAGTAIGPCCLRATVRDLARFGLLVLGEGRNGQGKQVIPSAWFEIATKRLGEEDAIPDGNQSQNAGCPLDYRYYWWLRQNRTDFTAVGRDGQFVHLYPESDTVIVQISDWKAWTNGDALECETFRAHDALEAAAQ
- a CDS encoding ATP-binding protein, which produces MAAETGLRFERFSEGADGGVDGRHGQANGDIILQAKHYKNSTWSDLQKAVKAEKKNLVKLKPSEYYLLTSQPLTSARKKTLVSLLDHPSVDASNIWGRAELNAYLAKHSAVERQNIKLWLSSAAVLDRLLKNDIAVFTEATYDEIERILKVFVVNPSLKKSAEILKATHCLIVSGPPGVGKTTLAQVLAAEYSDEGWELVSITSIEDGFRAFQRDNRQVFVFDDFLGKIRLDPASLARDDGRIVRFMSMMHKDKGKRFILTTRSYILQAARALSEALDDTKVEVSEMVLNLATYTRELKARILYNHLYHSEIDQDSIQALLAGDTVRQIVDHRNYMPRIIQWMTDEIRQRDVPPSEYPKVFLQTLANPDKIWDKAFRQHISPNAQILLYCMYFAEQERFSEPGVRLETLQVFFERAIVGFGAITKAELRATMFEDTLREVKSSFVVIDGGRVNFINPSVQDYLSRETRDATVLSTLARCVPSVACAISLWGKMDTRASGKMRAQVADALLISFIGGHVEGKLPLHELADLVGDLVLATGDTGYCELLRRPGIKRLFWTDEGNLPALIDALEDTYSKFPYARAYARYLRLEIFRYLSADREYVMELEDLAALASNLGSAKLEMSERFYSNFDEAAEEAVDALDMNRIGGNEDPEQVIGEWLEYIEKIEGLTSTTAFYWKKREFEERIAAIQQIEEYRQQREEIRNPAPRSQSPSELRPASGGSFSNADLLSMFSSLKKSN
- a CDS encoding lysozyme inhibitor LprI family protein, coding for MKYLDPQQIIEWKERHGKPRRASDLVSQIAELAKTWEARPLGETFIGDHVVVRLATILEVFVRSMVGQMVDSSEEVFAERARLLVKDFKLDFIFADSVEKQKFSPGDIVAHAISLSSVDAIMKVLMTLLPDAKEELRTSHRRWTEDQDGFPLEPIIKDVDTTMRLLSGIFTSRHILVHELSGQRPYKDEDVAGFCGAAAEFIEACDWITVKHIEGTLPFTQMQMTIDAVQNLQAAEEEVAHLVATIREIPGINLRLLEESQAAWEEFSKRDALFFASFAEGGTLHPMLMAEWRQALAEERAESLQEFIESREGH